The sequence below is a genomic window from Flavobacteriales bacterium.
TCACGCTCCTCGCCCATCTCAGCCAACTGCTCGGCCAACTTGGCCAGCTTCTTCTCATCCTTCTCGCGCTTAATGGCCTCGCGCTCAATCTCCAACTGACGGATCTTACGTTCAATTTCATCCAATTCCTGTGGCGATGAGTTGATCTCCAAACGGAGTTTAGAAGCCGCCTCATCGATCAGGTCAATGGCCTTATCTGGCAAGAAACGGTCGTTGATGTAGCGTTGCGAAAGCTCCACGGCACTGATGATCGCCTCATCCTTGATACGCACCTTGTGGTGTGTTTCGTACTTCTCTTTCAGTCCACGGAGGATGGAAACGGCATCCTCGGTGCTCGGCTCATCCACCATCACCTTCTGGAAACGTCTCTCCAACGCCTTGTCCTTCTCAAAGTATTTCTGGTACTCGTTGAGGGTTGTGGCACCGATGGCTTTCAGCTCACCCCGCGCCAAAGCTGGTTTGAGGATATTGGCCGCATCCATGGCGCCCTCGCCTCCACCCGCTCCAACAAGCGTATGAATCTCATCGATGAAAAGGATGATCTCGCCATCGGCAGAGATGACCTCCTTGACCACCGACTTCAATCGTTCCTCAAATTCGCCCTTGTACTTGGCTCCTGCTACCAGCGCGCCCATATCTAATGAGAAGAGTTGCTTGGTTTTCAGATTCTCTGGAACATCTCCGTTGATGATGCGGTGCGCAATTCCTTCCGCAATGGCGGTCTTACCAACACCTGGCTCACCGATAAGAATCGGGTTGTTCTTGGTTCTTCGCGATAGGATCTGGAGTACTCTTCGGATCTCATCATCACGACCAATGACCGGGTCGAGTTTGCCCTTCTTCGCAAGTTCGTTGAAGTTCAGCGCGTACTTGCCCAATGCATTGTAGGTGTCCTCAGCTGTTTGGCTGGTCACTTTTCCGCCTTTACGAAGTTCAGTGATGGCAGCTTTGAGTTCCTTTTCGCTCACCCCGCTGTCTTTCATTATCTGCGCAACAGTATCGCCACCGTTAAGCAATGCAAGCAAGATGTGTTCGATGGAAACATACTCATCCCCGAACTCCTTCAAGAAGTTATTGGCCTTGTTCAGCACTTGGTTGGCGTTGTTGCTCAGGTATGGTTGTCCTCCCTCAATCTTGGGATAGCTCTTTACCTGACTATCAACCGCAGCTTCGAAAGCCTGCACGTTCACGCCCAACTTCTTCAGAAGAAAGGGAGTTACGTTCTCATCCACGTTCAACACCCCTTTGAGGATGTGTCCCGTTTCGATGGCCTGTTGGCCGTTGTTCATCGCTTCTTGCGTAGCGGATTGCAACGCTTCCTGCGACTTTATAGTGAAATTATTGAAGTTCATTTTGTACTGGTTTTAATACGGTTGGCATTGGTCAAACACCTGTCCATTACTGAAAATCAGTCCATTAGCGGAAATTCTGGCAGGTTACTTTGGTTTTCAATGTCGTTCTGTCCGAAGTGATAGAGGGATTCGGAAAAGTTGGCGTATCCATCAGCGAATGGGCGAATTAGCAGATTAGCGAATGAGAAGGTGAAAAAGCAACATGAAATAGCCACAGAAACGCAGAAAACACGGAGGTTTTCACAGAAAATCTCTGTGAAATCTGTGAAAATCTGTGTTTCTGTGGCCAAAAAAATGTCTTTTGAAAGTTGTATTCACCAGTAGATGACCTGATGAACCTATCTGAATGATTATTCGCTAATTCAAACTCATGAAGTTAGTTTCGCACATTTGCTAATTCGCTCATTATCTCAATTTGCTAATCGTCCCATGAAAGAAAAGATACTCGCCCTCCTCGGCTTTCCGCCTCCAGCTCAACTGATAAAAACGTATGCTCCTTGGAAAGACGGAACAACCATCACCGAAAACGCCTTGGTGGTGGACGGCCGTTCGGTAAAGGATGAAGCGGGGTTGAAAGCCGTTTTCAATCAACTGCAGGAAGGTGTCAAGAATATCAAAGCCAATGGAAAGGTGCTTCTTTATTCTGTTCAACCGGAACTGATCGAGGATGTGACTTACTCCACTTACCAGCGTTCGCTGGAAGGCATTGCCCGTTCGCTGGCAAAGGAATTGGGCGGACGTGGAACTACGGTAAACCTTCTCAAACTTCCACCGAATGTGGAGCTGAGCAACTACACCGTTCCTAAGCAGTTCTTCACTTCGGGGCGTTCGGCTTTCATTACAGGACAAGCAGTTGTTCTGAATGAGGAAGCTCCAAAAGCGGGCGACCTTTCTGATAAAGTATGTGTGGTAACAGGCGGTGCAGGTGGCATCGGTTCGGCTACGGTAAAGCGTTTGGCGGCAGAAGGTGCTACGGTCATCATTGCGGACATTCCTCAGATGGATGAACGCGCCAAACCATTGCTCTCGGACAAAGTGAGCTTTATGGGTGCCGACCTGACCAATGCTGAAGTGCGCAAGCAACTGCTGGAAGACATCAAAGCCAAGCATGGCCGCATTGATGTGCTTATCAATAATGCAGGTATTACCCGCGATAAGACCATGAAGAACATGCCTGAGCATTATTGGGATCAGGTGATTGCCATCAACCTTACGGCAGTTATTGCACTTACAGAAGAAGCATTGGCCATGGGATTGATTCCTGAAGGTGGCCGCATCATCAGCACGTCTTCTATTTCTGGTATTGCAGGCAACTTCGGGCAGACGAACTACACGGCCACCAAAGCCGCACTTATTGGTTATTCCGCTTCAAAAGCAAAGGAGCTGAAAGCCAAAGGCATTACCATCAATGCTATTGCTCCAGGTTACATTGAAACGGAAATGGTGAAGACCATGCCGTTGATGACCCGCATCTTTGCAGAAAGATTGACAAGCTTGGCACAGGCTGGAAAACCAGAAGACATTGCCGAAGCGATGGCTTTTCTTGCCCATCCGGGTGCGCAAGCCATTACAGGTCTGGTGCTACGGGTTTGTGGAGGAAGTTTCTTGGGGGCTTGATGATTAGCAAGTTGGGATAATTGGCAGATTAGCGAATGATCAACACAGTCTGGGCATTCGCTAATTCGCTAATCAGCACATTGAACCATTAGCGCTACCGCTCCTCCTCGTAGTACAGCTTGTAGTATGTACGGCCATCGGCATCCTGACCGCGCTCTATCATGCTGCGGTCGCCATGGATATAGACAGAGAAGTTCTTGTCGAGTTTGAGGATGCTCTTGAAGGTGCCCTGCTTCTTCTTTACCGCTGGTGCTGAAATATCGAACGCATCGGCCACATACATCTCCCGTTCCTGCTGATAATCGTGGCGAAACTGCTGAAACTGACTGATAACCTCCGGCTGAACGATGACCTCCGCCTCAAAGTCGTTCATGTTGAAGGTTTCCTGCTCCTTGAAGAAGTTGATGCTACGGTTGAGCAGATCGGCCTGATCGGCCTTGTCCACCTCAAATTGGCGCGGTAGTTCCTTGGTAATGAAACTCTTGGCCATGGCCATCACGTTCTGCGTCTGGTAGTAGGCATCTTCGCGTTGCTTGAGGCCCAGAAAATCGTCTATCCAATACTGCGCTTCGCTCTGCTTGTTGGTATTGTCTACCACGGCCACCACGTAGCCATCTTCCTGTTCCGTTTCGAAAATGAGACAACCTTTGTCCAACTTGTTGATGTTGGTGCCTTGGTCGGTATTGACGATGAAGTTGTCGTTCGAAGGGTTCACCTTCAGGAACGTGTCCTTGTTCTCTGATTTGAACAGCCCTACGGCATCTATCAAATGCCCATCCAACAGGCAATGCTTAAAGTAAACGGTGTAGAACTCGCCACCTTTAATATTGGGATGCGTGCTGCACTCGAACAGGTGCTTGGCCAGTTTTACCGACTGCTCGTGCAACCCTTCCGGGTTCTCGAAAATGGCGCTGACAAACGTGTAGACCTCATTGAGCTCCAAGTCGCTCTCATGGTAGAGTTTGTAGAACTCCTCCGCCTTTAGCGGAGCCTTGAAATACTCCTGCAACGCCTCGGTAAGCGGCCACTCCAATTGGAGCGGTTCTGCCGAAAGCACCATGCCTTCTTCATTGGCCTTGTTTCCTACCCGATGAACCGAAATAAAATCAATGCTACCTAACGCGCTATCGTCTGCCATGCCTTAAATTTTGGGAGGCGGAAGGTAAGGAAGATGAATCGGTTGTCTGGTACAGTCAGCCACCATTACCAGTAGTTTCCTTTAGCTTATTTGTTCCTGTTAAGGATTCAGTAAAGGAAAACCGTTTGACAAAATTTGAATTCACCGTAACATCTCCACACTTCAAATCAAATATATACTCTAATTGATTATCAACCAGTAGTTTGTAGGTTTTCGAGCACTTAGTTTCGCTTATCAAGGCTCTTAAATTCTCCTCTTTATTTTTCGAATTGGCTTCCTTAAGAAACTCAAAGGCATCATCTCTATTGTCCCCAATACGCATTGCAAGCAAAAACATTACACCGAGTTTCTGTTCATTGCTTAATCCATTGAACTGCAAACCACTATGCGCTCGAAGAATCCTATAAAGATTCACGTATCTCTTGATGGTTCTAGGAGTTGTACCAACTAAAACAGATAAACTCTTAAGGTTTTCTTTTTCTTCCTCAGTAAGTCTCAGGTCAGGCGCAGAGTCTACTAAGTTTTGTTG
It includes:
- a CDS encoding SDR family oxidoreductase, with amino-acid sequence MKEKILALLGFPPPAQLIKTYAPWKDGTTITENALVVDGRSVKDEAGLKAVFNQLQEGVKNIKANGKVLLYSVQPELIEDVTYSTYQRSLEGIARSLAKELGGRGTTVNLLKLPPNVELSNYTVPKQFFTSGRSAFITGQAVVLNEEAPKAGDLSDKVCVVTGGAGGIGSATVKRLAAEGATVIIADIPQMDERAKPLLSDKVSFMGADLTNAEVRKQLLEDIKAKHGRIDVLINNAGITRDKTMKNMPEHYWDQVIAINLTAVIALTEEALAMGLIPEGGRIISTSSISGIAGNFGQTNYTATKAALIGYSASKAKELKAKGITINAIAPGYIETEMVKTMPLMTRIFAERLTSLAQAGKPEDIAEAMAFLAHPGAQAITGLVLRVCGGSFLGA
- the clpB gene encoding ATP-dependent chaperone ClpB, with protein sequence MNFNNFTIKSQEALQSATQEAMNNGQQAIETGHILKGVLNVDENVTPFLLKKLGVNVQAFEAAVDSQVKSYPKIEGGQPYLSNNANQVLNKANNFLKEFGDEYVSIEHILLALLNGGDTVAQIMKDSGVSEKELKAAITELRKGGKVTSQTAEDTYNALGKYALNFNELAKKGKLDPVIGRDDEIRRVLQILSRRTKNNPILIGEPGVGKTAIAEGIAHRIINGDVPENLKTKQLFSLDMGALVAGAKYKGEFEERLKSVVKEVISADGEIILFIDEIHTLVGAGGGEGAMDAANILKPALARGELKAIGATTLNEYQKYFEKDKALERRFQKVMVDEPSTEDAVSILRGLKEKYETHHKVRIKDEAIISAVELSQRYINDRFLPDKAIDLIDEAASKLRLEINSSPQELDEIERKIRQLEIEREAIKREKDEKKLAKLAEQLAEMGEERDQLKAKWQNEKDIVEGIQQAKEDIENYKLEAEQAERAGDFGRVAELRYGKIKEAEAVLEESKKELEELQSNSPLIKEEVDSEDIAGVVSRWTGIPVNKMLESDREKLLRLEDELHQRVVGQDEAIAAISDAVRRSRAGLQDEKRPIGSFIFLGTTGVGKTELAKALADFLFNNEQAMTRIDMSEYQERHSVSRLVGAPPGYVGYDEGGQLTEAVRRKPYSIVLLDEIEKAHPDVFNILLQVLDDGRLTDNKGRVVNFKNTIIIMTSNLGSHLIQEKMADINEVNKDEVLASTKSELFELLKKSLRPEFLNRIDDIIMFTPLTREDVTQITRLQLNALAKQLAKNGIDFSYTDDCVEWISQLGYDPQFGARPLKRVIQREVLNELSKQILAGKVNKDGAIVLDCFDREVVFRNKTKEETTA
- a CDS encoding nucleoid-associated protein — translated: MADDSALGSIDFISVHRVGNKANEEGMVLSAEPLQLEWPLTEALQEYFKAPLKAEEFYKLYHESDLELNEVYTFVSAIFENPEGLHEQSVKLAKHLFECSTHPNIKGGEFYTVYFKHCLLDGHLIDAVGLFKSENKDTFLKVNPSNDNFIVNTDQGTNINKLDKGCLIFETEQEDGYVVAVVDNTNKQSEAQYWIDDFLGLKQREDAYYQTQNVMAMAKSFITKELPRQFEVDKADQADLLNRSINFFKEQETFNMNDFEAEVIVQPEVISQFQQFRHDYQQEREMYVADAFDISAPAVKKKQGTFKSILKLDKNFSVYIHGDRSMIERGQDADGRTYYKLYYEEER